From a single Osmerus mordax isolate fOsmMor3 chromosome 14, fOsmMor3.pri, whole genome shotgun sequence genomic region:
- the nedd4l gene encoding E3 ubiquitin-protein ligase NEDD4-like isoform X1 has translation MSHRLRLYFGSGCSDTGPVLEDREEPATQEGERAAAFRTQPQPPPFRTLYFPGPPDCSLKRSSSMFIPQLTLAEPRPTMSSSMQISLQRSAAGPTDEEIPPPSYSQGPAPAYTEPGSMDLPPPYYNRDVSASFTEPDLPKRRVVMLPQNGSNSMTNAHNRGPPGVSIGGFCIQRYSPDGSDIQQVRILPYGSGGPRGPCHWSVQQNSDTGLGGTQRLVFQLQERQGCMGPGADLGITGSKGGRVVRYPKFRLERNPSHQPQPVESSQRASPGEEPPAREEISPSEMGSQKMEVQDGPKGCTFKIRRESLKRQPHFKIYFSQGAGNHTSFGNGTGRNSPQTRDDFLGQVDVPLNHLPTEDPAMERPYTFKDFNLRPRSHKSRVKGFLRLKMAYLPKQGGPEEEGADIREEAEGWEVADSADPGSQRPQQLLPPLPPGWEEKVDNLGRTYYVNHNKRTTQWKRPSTMDVISETESDNQQRQITQQAHRVFRSRRHISEDLENEHVEPRDMDDSWEPISEEDPSEPIPGPSSSLAMTPLQQTPASQEFSDEVSLRLSLTPGPLGPDTNGEVAGPSSALQSQLSNRLRSSSMTDGVSDLQAQPPPPAQSSQTRRTRAQTVTGVEEPMSPSSAAYALTTPGLPPGWEERKDAKGRTYYVNHNTRSTTWTRPVVQLPEDRASTSAASPGPAAASPSPSSSSASASNSHIIEPQVRRPRSLSSPTVTLSTPLEGASNIQVRRAVKDTLSNPQSPQPSPYSSPKSQHKPQQSFLPPGWEMRIAPNGRPFFIDHNSRVTTWEDPRLKYPVHLRTKASLDPGDLGPLPNLLEEPGWEERIHADGRTFYIDHNTKNTQWEDPRLQSPAITGPAVPYSREFKQKYDYFRKKLKKPADIPNRFEMKLHRNNIFEESYRRIMSLKRPDILKARLWIEFESEKGLDYGGVAREWFFLLSKEMFNPYYGLFEYSATDNYTLQINPNSGLCNEDHLSYFKFIGRVAGMAVFHGKLLDGFFIRPFYKMMLGKQISLKDMESVDSEYYNSLKWILENDPTELDLRFSIDEDNFGQTYQVDLKPSGSDLLVTNDNKKEYIDLVIQWRFVNRVQKQMNAFLEGFTELILIDLIKIFDENELELLMCGLGDVDVNDWRQHTVYKNGYCPNHPVIQWFWKAVLLMDAEKRIRLLQFVTGTSRVPMNGFAELYGSNGPQLFTIEQWGTPEKLPRAHTCFNRLDLPTYETFDDLREKLLMAVENAQGFEGVD, from the exons ATGTCCCACCGGCTGCGTCTCTACTTTGGCTCCGGCTGCAGCGACACGGGCCCGGTGCTGGAGGACCGAGAAGAACCCGCCACGCAGGAAGGCGAGCGGGCCGCAGCATTCCGCACGCAGCCGCAGCCGCCGCCATTCAGGACGCTGTATTTCCCCGGGCCTCCAGACTGCTCCCTTAAACGCAGTTCCTCCATGTTTATCCCCCAGCTCACCTTGGCCGAGCCGCGGCCCACCATGAGCTCCTCCATGCAGATCTCCCTCCAGCGCTCGGCCGCCGGGCCCACAGACGAGGAGATTCCGCCACCCAGCTACTCGCAGGGCCCGGCCCCAGCCTACACAGAGCCAGGCAGCATGGACTTACCTCCACCCTACTACAACAGAGACGTCTCAGCCAGCTTCACGGAGCCCGACCTACCAAAACGCAGGGTTGTCATGTTGCCCCAGAATGGCTCCAACAGCATGACTAACGCCCATAACAGAGGTCCGCCTGGAGTCAGCATTGGAGGGTTTTGCATCCAGAGGTACTCCCCTGATGGGTCAGACATCCAGCAAGTCAGGATCCTACCCTACGGTTCTGGAGGTCCCAGGGGACCGTGTCACTGGTCTGTCCAGCAGAACTCAGACACAGGTCTCGGTGGGACCCAGAGGCTGGTGTTTCAGCTCCAGGAACGGCAGGGCTGCATGGGCCCAGGAGCTGATCTCGGCATCACAGGTTCCAAGGGCGGCCGTGTGGTGCGTTATCCAAAGTTTAGACTGGAGAGGAACCCTTCCCACCAGCCACAGCCCGTGGAAAGCTCCCAGAGAGCCAGCCCTGGTGAGGAGCCCCCTGCCAGAGAAGAGATCTCCCCCTCTGAGATGGGCAGTCAGAAAATGGAGGTGCAAGATGGACCCAAAGGCTGTACTTTCAAAATCAGGAGGGAGTCCTTGAAAAGACAGCCTCACTTCAAGATCTATTTCAGTCAAGGTGCAGGCAATCACACAAGCTTTGGAAATGGCACTGGCAGGAATAGTCCCCAG ACCAGAGATGATTTCCTTGGACAAGTCGACGTGCCTCTCAATCATTTGCCG ACGGAGGATCCTGCAATGGAGCGTCCGTACACATTTAAGGACTTCAATCTCCGTCCACGAAG CCACAAGTCCAGGGTGAAGGGCTTCCTGCGTCTGAAGATGGCTTATCTACCAAAGCAAGGTGgtccagaggaggagggtgcgGATAtaagggaggaggcagag GGGTGGGAGGTGGCCGACTCTGCCGACCCGGGCTCCCAGCGGCCCCAGCAGCTGCTGCCCCCGCTGCCCCCTGgctgggaggagaaggtggacaaCCTCGGGCGCACCTACTACGTCAACCACAACAAACGCACTACACAGTGGAAACGTCCCAGCACCAT ggACGTGATCTCGGAAACGGAGAGCGACAACCAGCAGCGTCAGATCACCCAGCAGGCCCACAGGGTGTTCCGCTCGCGACGCCACATCAGCGAGGACCTGGAGAACGAACACGTCGAGCCCAGAGACATGGATGAT TCTTGGGAGCCAATCTCTGAGGAGGACCCCAGCGAACCTATTCcaggcccctcctcctcgctggccATGACGCCCCTCCAGCAGACGCCGGCCTCCCAGGAGTTTTCCGATGAGGTGTCCCTGCGGCTGTCCCTCACCCCGGGCCCCCTGGGGCCCGACACCAACGGAGAGGTGGCAGGacccagctctgctctg cagaGTCAGCTCTCAAACAGACTGCGTTCCTCCAGCATGACAGATGGAGTGAGTGACCTCCaagcccagcctcctcctcccgcg CAGAGCTCCCAGACCAGAAGAACCAGAGCTCAGACAGTCACGGGCGTAGAGGAGCCCATG TCGCCCTCGTCTGCGGCCTACGCCCTGACCACCCCAGGACTGCCCcctggatgggaggagaggaaggacgcCAAGGGACGCACCTACTACGTCAACCATAACACCCGCAGCACCACTTGGACCAGACCTGTTGTGCAG CTACCTGAAGACAGAGCCAGCACCTCGGCAGCCTCCCCAGGGCCCGCGGCGGCCAGCCCttcgccctcctcttcctcagcctcagcctccaaCAGTCACATAATCGAGCCCCAAGTCCGCCGGCCCCGTAGCCTCAGTTCCCCCACAGTTACCCTGTCCACCCCCCTGGAG GGGGCCAGCAACATCCAGGTGCGTCGGGCGGTGAAGGAcaccctctccaacccccagtCTCCCCAGCCGTCCCCCTACAGCTCCCCCAAGTCACAGCACAAGCCCCAGCAGAGCTTCCTGCCCCCGGGCTGGGAGATGAGGATAGCTCCCAACGGGCGGCCCTTCTTCATAGACCACAACAGCAGGGTCACAACCTGG gagGACCCCAGGTTGAAGTATCCGGTCCACTTGAGGACCAAGGCGTCTTTGGATCCGGGTGACCTAGGACCTCTTCCT AACCTACTAGAGGAG CCCGGCTGGGAGGAGCGTATCCACGCAGATGGACGCACCTTCTACATCGACCACA ACACCAAGAACACCCAATGGGAAGACCCCCGTCTCCAGAGCCCGGCCATCACAGGACCT GCTGTGCCGTACTCTAGAGAATTCAAACAGAAATATGATTACTTCAGAAAGAAGTTGAAGAAACCG GCCGACATCCCCAACCGCTTTGAGATGAAGCTCCACAGGAATAACATCTTCGAGGAGTCGTACCGGCGCATCATGTCGCTGAAGAGGCCGGACATCCTCAAGGCCCGTCTCTGGATCGAGTTTGAGTCGGAGAAGGGACTGGACTACGGGGGCGTGGCCAGAGAGTGGTTCTTCCTGTTGTCCAAAGAGATGTTCAACCCTTACTACGGCCTCTTTGAGTATTCGGCCAC AGATAACTACACTCTCCAGATCAACCCCAACTCCGGCTTGTGCAATGAGGACCACCTCTCCTACTTCAAGTTCATTGGCCGCGTGGCTGGGATGGCCGTTTTCCACGGGAAGCTATTGGATG GGTTCTTCATCCGGCCCTTTTACAAGATGATGCTGGGGAAGCAGATTTCTCTGAAGGACATGGAGTCTGTG GACAGTGAATACTACAACTCTCTAAAGTGGATTCTGGAGAATGACCCCACTGAGTTGGACCTGCGGTTCAGTATCGACGAGGACAACTTTGGACAG ACATACCAGGTCGACCTGAAACCCAGTGGATCAGATCTGCTGGTCACCAACGACAACAAGAAGGAATACATTGA CCTAGTCATCCAGTGGAGGTTTGTCAACCGGGTCCAGAAGCAGATGAATGCATTTCTTGAG GGGTTCACGGAGCTCATTCTCATTGACTTGATCAAGATCTTTGATGAAAACGAGCTGGAG ctattGATGTGTGGGCTCGGTGATGTGGATGTCAACGATTGGAGACAACACACCGTCTACAAAAATGGCTACTGCCCCAACCACCCTGTCATCCAGTGGTTCTGGAAg GCCGTACTGCTGATGGACGCCGAGAAGAGGATCCGACTGCTGCAGTTTGTCACAGGGACGTCGAGGGTTCCTATGAATGGCTTTGCTGAGCTCTACG GTTCCAATGGACCCCAGCTCTTCACCATTGAACAGTGGGGGACCCCAGAAAAACTGCCCAGAGCCCACACCTG TTTCAACCGCCTGGACTTGCCCACCTACGAGACCTTCGACGACCTGCGAGAAAAGCTCCTCATGGCCGTGGAGAACGCCCAGGGCTTCGAGGGCGTCGACTAG
- the nedd4l gene encoding E3 ubiquitin-protein ligase NEDD4-like isoform X7: MSHRLRLYFGSGCSDTGPVLEDREEPATQEGERAAAFRTQPQPPPFRTLYFPGPPDCSLKRSSSMFIPQLTLAEPRPTMSSSMQISLQRSAAGPTDEEIPPPSYSQGPAPAYTEPGSMDLPPPYYNRDVSASFTEPDLPKRRVVMLPQNGSNSMTNAHNRGPPGVSIGGFCIQRYSPDGSDIQQVRILPYGSGGPRGPCHWSVQQNSDTGLGGTQRLVFQLQERQGCMGPGADLGITGSKGGRVVRYPKFRLERNPSHQPQPVESSQRASPGEEPPAREEISPSEMGSQKMEVQDGPKGCTFKIRRESLKRQPHFKIYFSQGAGNHTSFGNGTGRNSPQTRDDFLGQVDVPLNHLPTEDPAMERPYTFKDFNLRPRSHKSRVKGFLRLKMAYLPKQGGPEEEGADIREEAEGWEVADSADPGSQRPQQLLPPLPPGWEEKVDNLGRTYYVNHNKRTTQWKRPSTMDVISETESDNQQRQITQQAHRVFRSRRHISEDLENEHVEPRDMDDSWEPISEEDPSEPIPGPSSSLAMTPLQQTPASQEFSDEVSLRLSLTPGPLGPDTNGEVAGPSSALQSQLSNRLRSSSMTDGVSDLQAQPPPPASPSSAAYALTTPGLPPGWEERKDAKGRTYYVNHNTRSTTWTRPVVQLPEDRASTSAASPGPAAASPSPSSSSASASNSHIIEPQVRRPRSLSSPTVTLSTPLEGASNIQVRRAVKDTLSNPQSPQPSPYSSPKSQHKPQQSFLPPGWEMRIAPNGRPFFIDHNSRVTTWEDPRLKYPVHLRTKASLDPGDLGPLPNLLEEPGWEERIHADGRTFYIDHNTKNTQWEDPRLQSPAITGPAVPYSREFKQKYDYFRKKLKKPADIPNRFEMKLHRNNIFEESYRRIMSLKRPDILKARLWIEFESEKGLDYGGVAREWFFLLSKEMFNPYYGLFEYSATDNYTLQINPNSGLCNEDHLSYFKFIGRVAGMAVFHGKLLDGFFIRPFYKMMLGKQISLKDMESVDSEYYNSLKWILENDPTELDLRFSIDEDNFGQTYQVDLKPSGSDLLVTNDNKKEYIDLVIQWRFVNRVQKQMNAFLEGFTELILIDLIKIFDENELELLMCGLGDVDVNDWRQHTVYKNGYCPNHPVIQWFWKAVLLMDAEKRIRLLQFVTGTSRVPMNGFAELYGSNGPQLFTIEQWGTPEKLPRAHTCFNRLDLPTYETFDDLREKLLMAVENAQGFEGVD, encoded by the exons ATGTCCCACCGGCTGCGTCTCTACTTTGGCTCCGGCTGCAGCGACACGGGCCCGGTGCTGGAGGACCGAGAAGAACCCGCCACGCAGGAAGGCGAGCGGGCCGCAGCATTCCGCACGCAGCCGCAGCCGCCGCCATTCAGGACGCTGTATTTCCCCGGGCCTCCAGACTGCTCCCTTAAACGCAGTTCCTCCATGTTTATCCCCCAGCTCACCTTGGCCGAGCCGCGGCCCACCATGAGCTCCTCCATGCAGATCTCCCTCCAGCGCTCGGCCGCCGGGCCCACAGACGAGGAGATTCCGCCACCCAGCTACTCGCAGGGCCCGGCCCCAGCCTACACAGAGCCAGGCAGCATGGACTTACCTCCACCCTACTACAACAGAGACGTCTCAGCCAGCTTCACGGAGCCCGACCTACCAAAACGCAGGGTTGTCATGTTGCCCCAGAATGGCTCCAACAGCATGACTAACGCCCATAACAGAGGTCCGCCTGGAGTCAGCATTGGAGGGTTTTGCATCCAGAGGTACTCCCCTGATGGGTCAGACATCCAGCAAGTCAGGATCCTACCCTACGGTTCTGGAGGTCCCAGGGGACCGTGTCACTGGTCTGTCCAGCAGAACTCAGACACAGGTCTCGGTGGGACCCAGAGGCTGGTGTTTCAGCTCCAGGAACGGCAGGGCTGCATGGGCCCAGGAGCTGATCTCGGCATCACAGGTTCCAAGGGCGGCCGTGTGGTGCGTTATCCAAAGTTTAGACTGGAGAGGAACCCTTCCCACCAGCCACAGCCCGTGGAAAGCTCCCAGAGAGCCAGCCCTGGTGAGGAGCCCCCTGCCAGAGAAGAGATCTCCCCCTCTGAGATGGGCAGTCAGAAAATGGAGGTGCAAGATGGACCCAAAGGCTGTACTTTCAAAATCAGGAGGGAGTCCTTGAAAAGACAGCCTCACTTCAAGATCTATTTCAGTCAAGGTGCAGGCAATCACACAAGCTTTGGAAATGGCACTGGCAGGAATAGTCCCCAG ACCAGAGATGATTTCCTTGGACAAGTCGACGTGCCTCTCAATCATTTGCCG ACGGAGGATCCTGCAATGGAGCGTCCGTACACATTTAAGGACTTCAATCTCCGTCCACGAAG CCACAAGTCCAGGGTGAAGGGCTTCCTGCGTCTGAAGATGGCTTATCTACCAAAGCAAGGTGgtccagaggaggagggtgcgGATAtaagggaggaggcagag GGGTGGGAGGTGGCCGACTCTGCCGACCCGGGCTCCCAGCGGCCCCAGCAGCTGCTGCCCCCGCTGCCCCCTGgctgggaggagaaggtggacaaCCTCGGGCGCACCTACTACGTCAACCACAACAAACGCACTACACAGTGGAAACGTCCCAGCACCAT ggACGTGATCTCGGAAACGGAGAGCGACAACCAGCAGCGTCAGATCACCCAGCAGGCCCACAGGGTGTTCCGCTCGCGACGCCACATCAGCGAGGACCTGGAGAACGAACACGTCGAGCCCAGAGACATGGATGAT TCTTGGGAGCCAATCTCTGAGGAGGACCCCAGCGAACCTATTCcaggcccctcctcctcgctggccATGACGCCCCTCCAGCAGACGCCGGCCTCCCAGGAGTTTTCCGATGAGGTGTCCCTGCGGCTGTCCCTCACCCCGGGCCCCCTGGGGCCCGACACCAACGGAGAGGTGGCAGGacccagctctgctctg cagaGTCAGCTCTCAAACAGACTGCGTTCCTCCAGCATGACAGATGGAGTGAGTGACCTCCaagcccagcctcctcctcccgcg TCGCCCTCGTCTGCGGCCTACGCCCTGACCACCCCAGGACTGCCCcctggatgggaggagaggaaggacgcCAAGGGACGCACCTACTACGTCAACCATAACACCCGCAGCACCACTTGGACCAGACCTGTTGTGCAG CTACCTGAAGACAGAGCCAGCACCTCGGCAGCCTCCCCAGGGCCCGCGGCGGCCAGCCCttcgccctcctcttcctcagcctcagcctccaaCAGTCACATAATCGAGCCCCAAGTCCGCCGGCCCCGTAGCCTCAGTTCCCCCACAGTTACCCTGTCCACCCCCCTGGAG GGGGCCAGCAACATCCAGGTGCGTCGGGCGGTGAAGGAcaccctctccaacccccagtCTCCCCAGCCGTCCCCCTACAGCTCCCCCAAGTCACAGCACAAGCCCCAGCAGAGCTTCCTGCCCCCGGGCTGGGAGATGAGGATAGCTCCCAACGGGCGGCCCTTCTTCATAGACCACAACAGCAGGGTCACAACCTGG gagGACCCCAGGTTGAAGTATCCGGTCCACTTGAGGACCAAGGCGTCTTTGGATCCGGGTGACCTAGGACCTCTTCCT AACCTACTAGAGGAG CCCGGCTGGGAGGAGCGTATCCACGCAGATGGACGCACCTTCTACATCGACCACA ACACCAAGAACACCCAATGGGAAGACCCCCGTCTCCAGAGCCCGGCCATCACAGGACCT GCTGTGCCGTACTCTAGAGAATTCAAACAGAAATATGATTACTTCAGAAAGAAGTTGAAGAAACCG GCCGACATCCCCAACCGCTTTGAGATGAAGCTCCACAGGAATAACATCTTCGAGGAGTCGTACCGGCGCATCATGTCGCTGAAGAGGCCGGACATCCTCAAGGCCCGTCTCTGGATCGAGTTTGAGTCGGAGAAGGGACTGGACTACGGGGGCGTGGCCAGAGAGTGGTTCTTCCTGTTGTCCAAAGAGATGTTCAACCCTTACTACGGCCTCTTTGAGTATTCGGCCAC AGATAACTACACTCTCCAGATCAACCCCAACTCCGGCTTGTGCAATGAGGACCACCTCTCCTACTTCAAGTTCATTGGCCGCGTGGCTGGGATGGCCGTTTTCCACGGGAAGCTATTGGATG GGTTCTTCATCCGGCCCTTTTACAAGATGATGCTGGGGAAGCAGATTTCTCTGAAGGACATGGAGTCTGTG GACAGTGAATACTACAACTCTCTAAAGTGGATTCTGGAGAATGACCCCACTGAGTTGGACCTGCGGTTCAGTATCGACGAGGACAACTTTGGACAG ACATACCAGGTCGACCTGAAACCCAGTGGATCAGATCTGCTGGTCACCAACGACAACAAGAAGGAATACATTGA CCTAGTCATCCAGTGGAGGTTTGTCAACCGGGTCCAGAAGCAGATGAATGCATTTCTTGAG GGGTTCACGGAGCTCATTCTCATTGACTTGATCAAGATCTTTGATGAAAACGAGCTGGAG ctattGATGTGTGGGCTCGGTGATGTGGATGTCAACGATTGGAGACAACACACCGTCTACAAAAATGGCTACTGCCCCAACCACCCTGTCATCCAGTGGTTCTGGAAg GCCGTACTGCTGATGGACGCCGAGAAGAGGATCCGACTGCTGCAGTTTGTCACAGGGACGTCGAGGGTTCCTATGAATGGCTTTGCTGAGCTCTACG GTTCCAATGGACCCCAGCTCTTCACCATTGAACAGTGGGGGACCCCAGAAAAACTGCCCAGAGCCCACACCTG TTTCAACCGCCTGGACTTGCCCACCTACGAGACCTTCGACGACCTGCGAGAAAAGCTCCTCATGGCCGTGGAGAACGCCCAGGGCTTCGAGGGCGTCGACTAG